Proteins from one Thermococcus sp. genomic window:
- a CDS encoding AAA family ATPase, with translation MIIIVTGMPGSGKSKIVKEFEGRGFPSVSMGDVVREETLKRGLQLTKEDVARVSIRLRQEMGQNAVAKLTVRKVRELLEKNRAVVIDGVRSLDEVGTFRSSFPDEKIVIVAVHTPPKQRFKRLRRRGRHDDPKTWEDFEERDWKELKFGIGNVIAMADYMLVNDGTHDEYEKKVRELANRILTEH, from the coding sequence ATGATTATCATAGTCACCGGAATGCCCGGATCTGGAAAGAGTAAAATCGTGAAGGAGTTCGAGGGGAGGGGTTTCCCCAGCGTTTCTATGGGCGACGTTGTCAGGGAGGAGACACTGAAGAGGGGGCTTCAGCTCACCAAAGAGGACGTTGCAAGGGTCAGCATACGGTTAAGGCAGGAAATGGGCCAGAATGCGGTCGCTAAGCTCACCGTAAGAAAGGTTAGAGAACTTCTCGAAAAGAACAGGGCAGTCGTTATAGACGGCGTTCGCTCGCTCGACGAGGTGGGAACGTTCAGGAGTTCCTTCCCGGATGAGAAGATAGTCATTGTAGCGGTTCACACACCCCCGAAACAGCGGTTCAAGCGACTCCGCAGGAGAGGCAGGCACGACGACCCGAAGACCTGGGAGGATTTCGAGGAACGGGACTGGAAGGAGCTGAAGTTCGGAATCGGGAACGTCATAGCGATGGCGGACTACATGCTTGTCAACGACGGAACCCACGACGAGTACGAGAAAAAGGTGAGGGAACTGGCCAACAGGATTCTAACCGAGCATTGA